In Nocardioides dokdonensis FR1436, the following are encoded in one genomic region:
- a CDS encoding glycosyltransferase family 39 protein, with the protein MSTTLTTPREAPSTARAAAPAWERPALLGLLALTALLYTWDLAASGWANAFYASAVQAGSESWTAFFFGSLDAGNAITVDKPPASLWVMALSARIFGMSTWSLLVPQALMGVATVGLVHATVRRHFSAPAALLAGAVLALTPVAALMFRFDNPDALLVLLLTGATYAMVRAQESTRTRWLVLAAALVGTGFLTKTLQAYLVLPAFVGVYLLTADTPVRRRLRQLVAAGAALVVASGWWIAIAELWPASARPYIGGSQTNSALELALGYNGLGRITGDEAGSVTRGGGGDQWGTPGLLRMFDADFGGQVAWLLPAALLLAGTLLWWSWRAPRTDPRRAQVLLWLGPLLVTALTFSLMQGIIHGYYVVALAAPLAALVGIGATGVWRLRAQWPARAVLAATMAVTTALAWVLLSRSPEWFPPLRVGVLVVGLAATAGLLALPLLGRRLVVAVAAAALLAGLAGPTAYAVQTAGTAHTGSLPSAGPAVTTGDDTGARGGARPGGAPGGAPGGAPGGAPGGGGAGGLLDASTPSDALLELLTEDADSFTWVGAAVGAQSAAGYQLGSGEPVLAIGGFNGTDPSPTLEEFQQWVADGEVHWFIAGSDAGRGGGTGGGPGGAVGGQESGSSTQISAWVSSTFASTTVDGVELYDLTS; encoded by the coding sequence ATGAGCACCACCCTGACGACCCCGCGCGAGGCGCCGAGCACGGCCCGCGCCGCCGCCCCGGCGTGGGAGCGCCCGGCCCTCCTGGGCCTGCTCGCCCTGACCGCGCTGCTCTACACCTGGGACCTGGCCGCCTCCGGCTGGGCCAACGCGTTCTACGCCAGCGCGGTGCAGGCCGGCAGCGAGTCGTGGACGGCGTTCTTCTTCGGCTCCCTCGACGCCGGCAACGCCATCACCGTCGACAAGCCGCCCGCCTCGCTGTGGGTGATGGCGCTCTCGGCGCGGATCTTCGGGATGAGCACCTGGAGCCTGCTGGTGCCGCAGGCCCTGATGGGGGTGGCCACCGTGGGCCTGGTCCACGCCACCGTCCGGCGCCACTTCTCGGCGCCGGCCGCACTGCTGGCCGGAGCGGTGCTCGCGCTGACGCCGGTGGCCGCGCTGATGTTCCGCTTCGACAACCCCGACGCCCTGCTGGTGCTGCTGCTCACCGGCGCGACGTACGCGATGGTGCGCGCCCAGGAGTCGACCCGCACCCGGTGGCTCGTGCTCGCCGCGGCCCTCGTCGGCACCGGGTTCCTCACCAAGACCCTGCAGGCCTACCTGGTGCTGCCCGCGTTCGTGGGCGTCTACCTGCTCACCGCCGACACACCGGTACGCCGCCGCCTGCGGCAGCTGGTCGCCGCGGGCGCCGCGCTGGTCGTGGCCTCGGGCTGGTGGATCGCGATCGCCGAGCTGTGGCCGGCCTCGGCCCGTCCCTACATCGGTGGGTCGCAGACCAACAGCGCCCTGGAGCTGGCCCTGGGCTACAACGGCCTGGGCCGGATCACCGGGGACGAGGCCGGCTCCGTCACGCGCGGCGGCGGGGGCGACCAGTGGGGGACGCCGGGCCTGCTGCGCATGTTCGACGCCGACTTCGGCGGGCAGGTCGCCTGGCTGCTGCCGGCCGCGCTGCTGCTGGCCGGCACCCTCCTGTGGTGGTCGTGGCGCGCGCCACGCACCGACCCGCGGCGCGCCCAGGTCCTGCTGTGGCTCGGCCCGCTGCTCGTCACCGCCCTGACCTTCAGCCTGATGCAGGGCATCATCCACGGCTACTACGTCGTCGCGCTGGCCGCGCCGCTCGCGGCCCTGGTGGGCATCGGGGCGACCGGGGTCTGGCGGCTGCGTGCGCAGTGGCCGGCCCGCGCGGTGCTCGCCGCCACGATGGCCGTCACCACCGCGTTGGCCTGGGTCCTGCTCTCGCGCAGCCCCGAGTGGTTCCCACCCCTGCGCGTCGGGGTCCTGGTGGTCGGCCTGGCCGCCACCGCGGGCCTGCTCGCGCTGCCGCTGCTGGGCCGCCGCCTGGTCGTCGCGGTCGCCGCGGCCGCGCTGCTCGCCGGCCTCGCCGGCCCGACGGCGTACGCCGTGCAGACTGCGGGCACCGCGCACACCGGCTCGCTGCCCAGCGCCGGACCCGCCGTCACCACCGGCGACGACACCGGGGCACGAGGTGGCGCTCGACCCGGCGGTGCGCCCGGCGGTGCACCCGGCGGTGCACCCGGCGGTGCACCCGGCGGGGGCGGGGCCGGTGGGCTGCTCGACGCCAGCACGCCATCCGACGCGCTGCTCGAGCTGCTCACCGAGGACGCCGACTCCTTCACGTGGGTCGGCGCCGCGGTCGGGGCGCAGTCCGCGGCCGGCTACCAGCTGGGGTCGGGGGAGCCGGTGCTGGCCATCGGTGGCTTCAACGGCACCGACCCCTCGCCCACGCTGGAGGAGTTCCAGCAGTGGGTCGCCGACGGCGAGGTGCACTGGTTCATCGCGGGCTCGGACGCCGGGCGCGGTGGCGGGACCGGTGGCGGACCCGGCGGAGCGGTCGGGGGCCAGGAGTCGGGCTCGTCGACGCAGATCAGCGCCTGGGTGAGCAGCACCTTCGCGTCGACCACCGTCGACGGCGTGGAGCTCTACGACCTGACGTCGTGA
- a CDS encoding bifunctional glycosyltransferase family 2/GtrA family protein, producing the protein MTATMLPGPVVDPIESPVATTLEIVVPVHNEQDDLAASVRRLHGYLGERFPFEATVTIADNASTDRTWAIALELVAELPGVRAVHLAEKGRGRALRHVWSRSSASVVAYMDVDLSTDLDALLPLVAPLLSGHSDLAIGSRLSSSSRVTRGPQRELVSRSYNLLLRGVLGARFSDAQCGFKAVRRDVAQRLLPLVRDETWFFDTELLVIAERAGLRIHEVPVDWVDDPDSRVDVVRTAIDDLRGTARLARGLAAGRIPLDEVRGPGARAQRPLPGVVQALRFAAIGVLSTLAYALVFWLLRQGTGAQVANLLALLVTTLGNTAANRRLTFSVRGRSGLLRHHAQGLVVLGLALALTSGSLLVLHAGSDPGHALELVVLTVANLVATVLRFVLLRSWVFASATPADSPDHHWSTR; encoded by the coding sequence GACGACCTCGCCGCGTCGGTGCGCCGCCTGCACGGCTACCTGGGCGAGCGCTTCCCCTTCGAGGCGACCGTGACCATCGCCGACAACGCCAGCACCGACCGGACCTGGGCGATCGCGCTCGAGCTCGTCGCCGAGCTGCCGGGCGTGCGGGCGGTGCACCTGGCCGAGAAGGGCCGGGGCCGGGCGCTGCGCCACGTGTGGTCGCGCAGCAGCGCCTCCGTCGTCGCCTACATGGACGTCGACCTCTCCACCGATCTCGACGCGCTGCTGCCGCTGGTCGCACCCCTGCTCTCCGGGCACAGCGACCTGGCGATCGGGTCGCGGCTCAGCAGCTCCTCGCGGGTCACCCGGGGCCCGCAGCGCGAGCTCGTCTCGCGCTCCTACAACCTGTTGCTCCGCGGCGTGCTGGGCGCCCGCTTCAGCGACGCGCAGTGCGGTTTCAAGGCCGTACGCCGCGACGTGGCGCAGCGGCTGCTGCCGCTGGTGCGCGACGAGACCTGGTTCTTCGACACCGAGCTCCTCGTCATCGCCGAGCGAGCCGGGCTGCGCATCCACGAGGTGCCGGTCGACTGGGTCGACGACCCCGACAGCCGGGTCGACGTCGTGCGCACCGCGATCGACGACCTGCGCGGCACGGCCCGCCTGGCCCGCGGCCTGGCCGCCGGGCGGATCCCCCTCGACGAGGTGCGCGGCCCCGGAGCCCGGGCCCAGCGACCGCTGCCCGGCGTCGTGCAGGCGCTGCGCTTCGCCGCCATCGGGGTGCTCAGCACCCTCGCCTACGCCCTGGTGTTCTGGCTGCTGCGGCAGGGCACCGGCGCCCAGGTCGCCAACCTGCTGGCCCTGCTGGTGACGACGCTGGGCAACACCGCTGCCAACCGTCGCCTCACCTTCTCCGTGCGCGGCCGCTCGGGGCTGCTGCGCCACCACGCCCAGGGGCTGGTGGTCCTCGGCCTCGCGCTGGCGCTGACCTCGGGTTCGCTGCTCGTGCTGCACGCCGGCAGCGACCCGGGGCACGCCCTGGAGCTGGTCGTGCTGACCGTCGCGAACCTGGTCGCCACCGTCCTGCGTTTCGTGCTGCTGCGCTCCTGGGTCTTCGCGAGCGCGACCCCCGCCGACAGTCCCGACCACCACTGGAGCACCCGATGA